The proteins below come from a single Deltaproteobacteria bacterium genomic window:
- a CDS encoding peptide chain release factor 2 (programmed frameshift), which translates to MNTLRDQIPKLLERLTTIRGHLDVATKQRRVLELEARCADPELWNNAEEATRVQREMSILKQRVDAFLKLESSVTEAEEMLELGDEDEDIAQELRETIAKAARTINQLELERMLGGEYDSNGAILSINAGAGGTESQDWAQMVQRMMMRWAERKGFKVDILDIQPGEEAGIKSATIGIEGLYAYGYCRAEVGVHRLVRISPFDANKRRHTSFVSVSVAPEVDDSIDIEVKDEDLRVDTYRASGAGGQHVNKTDSAIRLTHIPSGVVVACQAERSQHKNRAKAMKMLKARLLVIELQKKEDEKAALAGEKKKIEWGSQIRSYVLQPYRMVKDHRTGFESSNTDAVLDGDIDGFIQAFLMGETAEGDSSDMV; encoded by the exons ATGAATACTTTACGTGACCAGATTCCTAAGCTGTTGGAGCGCCTAACCACCATAAGGGGGCATCTT GACGTTGCGACAAAGCAGCGTCGAGTTTTAGAGCTTGAAGCACGTTGTGCCGATCCGGAATTATGGAATAACGCAGAGGAAGCGACCCGCGTGCAGCGCGAGATGTCCATCTTGAAGCAGCGTGTGGATGCTTTTCTGAAGCTTGAGAGTTCCGTTACTGAGGCTGAGGAAATGCTTGAACTCGGTGACGAAGACGAGGACATTGCTCAGGAACTTCGAGAGACCATCGCGAAGGCAGCCCGAACAATCAACCAGCTTGAACTCGAGCGGATGCTCGGGGGTGAATACGATAGCAACGGGGCCATCTTATCAATCAATGCAGGTGCAGGTGGTACCGAAAGCCAAGACTGGGCCCAAATGGTTCAGCGAATGATGATGCGATGGGCGGAGCGAAAAGGTTTCAAGGTCGATATACTCGACATACAGCCAGGTGAAGAAGCGGGCATCAAATCAGCCACCATCGGTATCGAAGGGCTATACGCTTACGGCTATTGCCGCGCAGAGGTTGGTGTTCACCGGTTGGTACGGATTAGTCCTTTTGATGCGAACAAGCGCCGACATACCTCCTTCGTTTCAGTAAGCGTTGCTCCTGAAGTAGATGACTCCATCGATATCGAAGTGAAGGATGAGGACCTACGTGTCGACACCTACCGCGCCAGTGGTGCCGGTGGCCAACACGTTAACAAAACCGATTCAGCCATTCGACTGACCCACATCCCGTCGGGCGTGGTGGTTGCCTGCCAAGCAGAACGAAGCCAGCATAAAAACCGCGCCAAAGCGATGAAGATGCTGAAGGCTCGGCTCTTGGTTATTGAGCTGCAGAAAAAAGAAGACGAGAAAGCGGCGCTTGCCGGAGAAAAGAAAAAGATAGAGTGGGGCAGCCAAATTCGGTCTTATGTGCTTCAACCCTATCGCATGGTGAAAGACCACCGAACCGGGTTTGAATCTTCCAATACGGATGCCGTACTAGACGGCGACATTGATGGGTTCATTCAGGCATTCCTGATGGGCGAAACCGCTGAGGGTGATTCCAGCGATATGGTTTGA
- the ybeY gene encoding rRNA maturation RNase YbeY, producing MAIDITNRRSQPRLATKTLKTIVQTISEDLGFSASEVSVVIMDDPGIHELNLTWRAKDKPTDVLSFPQAEGKVVAGDFVPCLGDIVISADTAARQAQSIGHSLEDEYRRLLVHGFLHLLGHDHVNGGHQARNMKLEENRLLEVVDQVMGSAE from the coding sequence ATGGCGATAGACATAACGAACCGCAGGAGCCAGCCTCGACTGGCGACGAAGACACTGAAGACAATCGTCCAGACAATCTCAGAAGACTTGGGCTTTAGTGCGTCCGAGGTTTCGGTTGTTATTATGGATGACCCAGGCATTCACGAGCTCAACTTAACTTGGCGCGCCAAAGATAAACCTACTGATGTGCTCTCGTTTCCCCAAGCAGAGGGCAAAGTGGTAGCAGGGGACTTTGTACCTTGTTTGGGAGATATCGTTATCAGCGCCGACACAGCCGCTCGGCAAGCACAGTCCATTGGTCATTCTCTGGAGGATGAGTATCGGCGACTTTTGGTTCATGGTTTTCTCCATTTGCTAGGCCACGATCATGTCAATGGTGGCCACCAGGCTCGAAACATGAAGCTTGAAGAGAACCGTCTCCTTGAAGTGGTCGATCAGGTGATGGGAAGCGCAGAGTAA
- the lysS gene encoding lysine--tRNA ligase (class II; LysRS2; catalyzes a two-step reaction, first charging a lysine molecule by linking its carboxyl group to the alpha-phosphate of ATP, followed by transfer of the aminoacyl-adenylate to its tRNA; in Methanosarcina barkeri, LysRS2 charges both tRNA molecules for lysine that exist in this organism and in addition can charge the tRNAPyl with lysine in the presence of LysRS1), which yields MEKAQDLREMGIDPYANDFKVDTRALDFIRLYHEQDKESLEGSEQRHALAGRVVAVNKMGKAAFIRLQDSSCDEIAPNGEPVGRIQIYLRRDELPEADFAQYKKLDIGDIIGVSGSPMKTRTGELTVQVKSFRLLTKSLRPLPEKWHGLTDVETRYRQRYLDLIAN from the coding sequence ATGGAGAAGGCACAAGACCTCCGTGAAATGGGTATCGACCCTTATGCGAACGACTTCAAAGTCGACACTCGGGCATTGGACTTCATTCGACTTTACCATGAGCAGGATAAGGAGTCGCTTGAAGGTTCCGAGCAGCGACATGCGCTTGCGGGTCGTGTGGTCGCTGTCAACAAGATGGGTAAGGCAGCTTTTATTCGTCTTCAAGATAGCTCGTGTGATGAGATAGCCCCAAACGGCGAGCCTGTAGGGCGGATCCAAATTTACCTTCGACGTGATGAATTACCGGAGGCAGATTTTGCTCAATACAAGAAGCTAGATATCGGTGATATTATCGGTGTTTCGGGCAGCCCCATGAAGACTCGAACCGGCGAGCTAACCGTTCAAGTTAAGAGCTTTCGTCTGCTTACAAAGAGTCTGCGGCCTCTCCCGGAGAAGTGGCATGGTTTGACGGATGTTGAGACCCGCTATCGCCAGCGATACCTCGACTTAATCGCTAAC